Part of the Candidatus Hydrogenedentota bacterium genome is shown below.
GACGAGCTGCCGCCCCTGCCCGACCCCGCCGGGGTGGCGGGGCCCGTTGTGGGGGTCCACGGCGACGCGCTGATCGTGGCGGGCGGGGCCAACTTCCCGGAGCCGCGCTGGGAGACGCAGAAGGTCTTCCACGACCGGGTCCATGTGCTCCTCCGCGAGACCGCCGGGGGAAAGACCGCGTACCGCTGGGTGGAGGGGCCGCCGCTGGCGCGGCCGCTGGCCTACGGCGCCTGCGCGTCCACGCCGCGCGGCGTGGTGTGCGCCGGGGGCAACGACGCGGGGCAGGTCCACGCCGACGCGTTCCTGGTCGCGTGGGACGCGGCGAACAAGACGGTGAACTGGACGGCCCTGCCGCCGCTGCCCGAACCGCGCACCAACGCCGCCGCGGCCGTCCTCGGCGACACGGTCTACGTCATCGGGGGCACCACCGGGCTCGGCCTGGAGACGGCGGACACGGCGTTTCTGCGGCTCGACCTGTCACGGCCCGAGGCCGGCTGGGAGGTTCTGCCGCCCTGGCCGGGGCCGTCCCGCGCGCTGGCCATCGCCGCCGCGCAGAACAACGGCGTGGACGACTGCGTGTACCTGTGCAGCGGCCGCCGGGTGAACGGGGCCGGGGAGACGGAGTTTCTCAAAGACCTGTACGCCTTCAACCCCGCGCGGCACCGGGCCGGCGGGGAGGGGTGGCGGCAACGGGCCGACGCGCCCCGCTGCCTCATGGCGGGCACCGCCGCGCCCGTGGGCCAGAGCCACCTGTTCGTGCTGTCGGGCGCGGACGAGGCGCTGTTCTTCCAGACCGACACGCTGAAGGAGGCGCACCCCGGGTTTCCAAAGGAGGCCTTCGCCTACCACACCATCACGGACACCTGGGTGTCCGCGGGGGAGACCCCGGCAAACCAGGTGACCACGACGGCGGTGCGGTGGGGGGCCGACCCCGCGAAGGATCCCGTCATCGTGGCCAGCGGAGAGCTGCGGCCGCGCCTGCGCACCCCGCGCGTGTGGGCGGTGACCCCGGTGTCCGGCGGCACGCGCTTCGGGGCGGCGGACTTCACGGTCCTCTTCCTGTACCTTGCGGCCATGATCGGCGTCGGGGTGTTCTTCTCCTTCCGCAACCGGACGGCCGATGACTTCTTCCGGGGCGGGCGGCGGGTGCCGTGGTTTGTGGCCGGGCTCAGCATCTTCGCCACCATGCTCAGCTCCATCACGTTCATGGCGATCCCCGCCAAGAGCTACGCCACCGACTGGGTGTACTTTCTGCTGAACATGACCATCGTGGCCGTGGCCCCCTTCGTGGTCTGGCTGTTCCTCCCCTTTT
Proteins encoded:
- a CDS encoding sodium/solute symporter (Members of the Solute:Sodium Symporter (SSS), TC 2.A.21 as described in tcdb.org, catalyze solute:Na+ symport. Known solutes for members of the family include sugars, amino acids, nucleosides, inositols, vitamins, urea or anions, depending on the system.), coding for MGARARLLAASLAAAVLSATAAAATLRWDELPPLPDPAGVAGPVVGVHGDALIVAGGANFPEPRWETQKVFHDRVHVLLRETAGGKTAYRWVEGPPLARPLAYGACASTPRGVVCAGGNDAGQVHADAFLVAWDAANKTVNWTALPPLPEPRTNAAAAVLGDTVYVIGGTTGLGLETADTAFLRLDLSRPEAGWEVLPPWPGPSRALAIAAAQNNGVDDCVYLCSGRRVNGAGETEFLKDLYAFNPARHRAGGEGWRQRADAPRCLMAGTAAPVGQSHLFVLSGADEALFFQTDTLKEAHPGFPKEAFAYHTITDTWVSAGETPANQVTTTAVRWGADPAKDPVIVASGELRPRLRTPRVWAVTPVSGGTRFGAADFTVLFLYLAAMIGVGVFFSFRNRTADDFFRGGRRVPWFVAGLSIFATMLSSITFMAIPAKSYATDWVYFLLNMTIVAVAPFVVWLFLPFFRKVDAASAYEYLELRFNRFARLFASASFTLFQIGRMAVVLYLPSLALAAITPLSVEQSILLMGVLSIVYCALGGLEAVVWTDTVQSFVLLGGALFSLVLILWRVDGGLGGALETALAHDKLRLATVDFSAGSFATSALWVVALGGFAQSLVPYTSDMAVVQRYMAVPDENRAKKAIWTNAVAVVPATLLFFGIGTALFVFYANHPERLDPTFRTDAIFPLFIARELPVGVAGLVVAGVFAAAQSTISTSMNSVSTAVVSDFFHPWGLARSERAGLWLGRLFTVLSGVLGTGLALTFVSSGVTSIWDRFMAILGLFGGSMCGLFCLGILTTRANGPGAVAGALAGAAGLYWVQRHTPTHSLLYAFVGVALCFVAGYLASFAFPPAKKSIRGLTIHTLRDADGKDA